One Thermodesulfobacteriota bacterium DNA segment encodes these proteins:
- a CDS encoding BolA family protein — protein MIETKMQSVSVEVDGDGTHFEAVIVSPEFEGKSLLERHKIVYDALGDAMKERIHALSLKTYTPGQWESMKAGA, from the coding sequence ATGATAGAAACGAAAATGCAGAGCGTTTCCGTCGAAGTAGACGGGGACGGCACGCATTTCGAGGCAGTGATAGTCTCTCCCGAATTCGAGGGGAAATCGCTTCTTGAGCGGCACAAAATTGTCTACGATGCCTTGGGCGACGCAATGAAAGAACGCATACACGCCCTTTCTCTCAAGACCTATACCCCGGGACAATGGGAAAGCATGAAGGCCGGCGCCTGA
- the grxD gene encoding Grx4 family monothiol glutaredoxin: protein MEDVAKKIESQIANNKVILYMKGSRDMPQCGFSARVVNILNSYGIDYEAVDVLSDPDIRQGIKDYSNWPTIPQLYINGQFIGGCDICVEMDQSGELGGLIKEAFRE, encoded by the coding sequence GTGGAAGACGTAGCGAAAAAAATAGAATCCCAGATAGCGAACAACAAGGTAATCCTCTATATGAAGGGCAGCCGGGACATGCCCCAGTGCGGCTTTTCGGCCAGGGTCGTCAATATCCTGAACTCCTACGGCATCGACTACGAAGCGGTCGACGTTCTCTCGGACCCAGATATAAGACAGGGGATAAAGGACTACTCGAACTGGCCGACAATTCCCCAGCTTTATATAAACGGGCAGTTTATAGGCGGCTGCGACATCTGCGTCGAAATGGACCAGAGCGGCGAGCTGGGCGGGCTCATAAAAGAGGCTTTCAGGGAATAG
- a CDS encoding sigma-70 family RNA polymerase sigma factor, which produces MKGHNVNTGEGYGGMIMNGEYLLSEGHDVEDLRDEELVALFVGDRNEDAFNELVNRYSDKVYRLAYRLTGDPKDAEEVLQEVFIILSEKLSSFRSEAKFSTWLYRVASNAAYMYLRNSSRYRDRNISLEDYKPYNNYGMIEGVKEKDFSDAPDSKLLGREGAELIDKAIQELPPDYRIVFHMKDVEGMTSKEIAEALSLSVPAVKSRALRARLFLRDKLSDYFYEWRNK; this is translated from the coding sequence ATGAAAGGCCATAACGTCAACACCGGAGAAGGATACGGAGGTATGATCATGAACGGCGAGTATCTGTTAAGCGAGGGGCACGACGTAGAAGACCTTCGGGACGAGGAGCTGGTCGCGCTTTTCGTCGGAGACCGCAACGAGGACGCTTTTAACGAGCTCGTAAACAGGTACTCGGACAAGGTGTACCGGCTTGCCTATAGGCTTACCGGCGATCCGAAAGATGCGGAAGAGGTTCTCCAGGAGGTCTTTATCATCCTTTCCGAAAAGCTGTCGTCGTTCAGGAGCGAGGCGAAGTTCTCGACGTGGCTCTACAGGGTGGCGTCGAACGCGGCCTACATGTATCTCCGTAACTCTTCCCGCTACAGGGACAGGAACATAAGCCTGGAAGATTACAAACCTTACAACAATTACGGCATGATCGAGGGCGTAAAGGAAAAGGACTTCAGCGACGCCCCCGATTCGAAGCTGCTCGGCAGGGAAGGCGCCGAGCTCATAGACAAGGCCATCCAGGAGCTGCCGCCCGATTACAGGATCGTCTTTCACATGAAGGACGTCGAGGGGATGACGAGCAAGGAGATCGCCGAGGCCCTTAGCCTTTCGGTCCCCGCCGTTAAGTCGAGGGCCCTCCGTGCGAGGCTCTTCCTCAGGGACAAGCTTTCCGATTACTTTTATGAATGGAGGAATAAATGA